The Methanoregula boonei 6A8 genome has a window encoding:
- a CDS encoding PAS domain S-box protein yields the protein MVLTISVLYVDDESVLCDIGKLYLEQTKEFTVTTASSARVALTRLKSNGIQAIVSDYQMPEMDGIEFLKQVRATDKHIPFILFTGEGREEIAIEAFENGADAYIQKGGDPISQFADLTHKIKVTFEHRRADVQLNVLNRLYTVLSATNKAIVRIHDKKELLNEICRIAVDSGGFKMAWVGLLNAENHLIEPIATSGYIDHYLDTISLSIDDTPTGRGPTGTAFQTRTFNVCNDIENDPTIASWRKGALERGYRSLAAFPFALDTRNAGVITFYASEPGFFNDQIIRLLNEQAEDISFAFVTFDHEELRITAENNLKKSELQYRQQFQTAPDAILILDGDTGEIIDANTFILDMIGYPRDYFVGRRLWELEFLKDKSFAKNAFEKLKTDGYIRNDDLPLEIKQGRAIRVEFISNVYFVGEKRIIQCNIRDITDRKVVQDEMLASEIRYRRLFETAQDAILILDGDTGEIIDANKFILDMLGYPLDYFVGRHLWELGFLKDKSFAKNAFEKLKTDGYIRYEDLPLETKQGNAISVEFVSNVYLVGNKRIIQCNIRNVTERKRAEDALALASRKLKLLSSITRHDIRNQLMALSGSLELSRKTVKEPEGVANINRAYKAADTILRQIEFTKEYEDLGVRSPTWQRASDIIRSASLQLAADSITFEIPEDHLEIYADPLLVKVFYNLFDNARQHGGAVTRISISDHPVGTGLTIVIADNGVGIQQEDKSHIFERGFGKNTGLGLFLSREILSITGISISETGVPGKGARFEIAVPEGTFRFAGPMKM from the coding sequence TTGGTCCTTACGATATCAGTTCTCTATGTAGACGATGAGTCCGTACTCTGTGATATTGGCAAATTGTACCTTGAGCAGACAAAAGAATTTACCGTAACCACCGCATCATCTGCCCGGGTTGCCCTTACCCGGTTAAAATCCAATGGAATCCAGGCCATTGTCTCCGATTACCAGATGCCGGAAATGGATGGCATAGAATTTTTAAAACAGGTCCGGGCGACTGACAAACATATCCCGTTCATTTTGTTTACCGGTGAGGGCAGGGAAGAGATCGCGATTGAGGCCTTTGAAAACGGTGCTGACGCGTATATCCAGAAAGGGGGGGATCCAATATCGCAGTTTGCCGATTTGACGCACAAAATTAAGGTAACCTTCGAACACCGTCGGGCTGATGTCCAACTCAATGTCCTCAACAGGCTCTATACGGTTCTTTCCGCGACAAACAAGGCAATCGTCCGTATTCATGATAAAAAGGAACTTCTGAATGAGATTTGCCGGATTGCTGTGGATTCCGGGGGTTTTAAGATGGCTTGGGTAGGGCTCCTCAATGCTGAAAACCATCTCATCGAACCCATTGCGACATCTGGTTATATTGACCATTACCTTGATACGATTTCCCTATCGATCGATGACACACCCACCGGGAGAGGCCCGACCGGAACTGCATTCCAAACGAGAACTTTCAATGTCTGTAATGATATAGAAAACGATCCCACTATTGCATCGTGGCGCAAAGGGGCACTTGAGCGGGGCTACCGTTCACTTGCAGCATTCCCCTTTGCACTTGATACCAGAAATGCCGGTGTGATCACATTCTATGCTTCTGAACCGGGATTTTTTAATGACCAGATCATCCGGCTCCTCAATGAACAGGCAGAGGACATCTCGTTTGCTTTTGTAACTTTTGATCATGAAGAACTACGAATCACCGCTGAAAATAATCTTAAGAAGTCAGAACTCCAGTACCGGCAGCAATTCCAGACGGCACCTGACGCGATCCTGATCCTTGACGGCGATACCGGAGAAATTATCGATGCGAATACTTTCATTCTCGATATGATTGGATACCCGAGGGATTATTTCGTTGGCAGGCGTCTCTGGGAACTGGAGTTCCTCAAAGACAAATCATTTGCAAAAAACGCGTTTGAGAAACTGAAAACTGACGGGTATATCAGGAATGATGATCTGCCTCTGGAAATCAAACAAGGCCGGGCTATAAGGGTGGAGTTCATCAGTAACGTCTACTTTGTAGGTGAAAAGAGGATTATCCAGTGCAATATCAGGGATATCACTGACAGGAAAGTGGTCCAGGATGAAATGCTGGCATCCGAAATCCGGTACCGCCGCCTCTTTGAAACGGCACAGGATGCGATTCTGATCCTTGACGGCGATACCGGAGAAATTATCGATGCGAATAAATTTATTCTCGATATGCTGGGATACCCGCTGGATTATTTCGTTGGCAGGCATCTTTGGGAACTTGGGTTTCTCAAAGACAAATCATTTGCCAAAAATGCGTTTGAGAAACTGAAAACTGATGGGTATATCCGGTATGAAGATCTGCCCCTGGAAACAAAACAGGGCAATGCTATCAGCGTGGAGTTTGTCAGCAATGTTTACCTTGTGGGTAATAAGAGGATTATCCAGTGCAACATCCGGAATGTCACTGAACGGAAACGTGCTGAAGATGCACTTGCCCTTGCGAGCAGGAAACTGAAACTATTATCAAGTATCACCCGCCATGATATCAGGAACCAGCTGATGGCGCTCTCCGGTTCCCTGGAACTTTCACGGAAAACCGTTAAAGAACCTGAAGGAGTTGCCAATATCAACCGGGCATACAAAGCAGCGGACACAATCCTGCGCCAGATCGAATTTACCAAAGAATATGAGGATCTCGGAGTCAGGTCTCCCACATGGCAGCGGGCATCCGACATTATTCGTTCAGCTTCATTGCAGCTGGCAGCCGATTCTATTACCTTTGAAATTCCCGAGGATCACTTGGAAATATATGCCGACCCACTCCTTGTCAAGGTGTTCTACAACCTGTTTGATAATGCCCGGCAACACGGAGGCGCAGTTACCCGTATCAGCATATCGGATCATCCCGTCGGCACCGGGCTTACGATCGTCATTGCGGATAACGGGGTCGGAATACAACAGGAAGACAAATCACATATTTTCGAACGCGGTTTCGGGAAAAATACCGGACTTGGCCTTTTTCTCTCCCGGGAGATTCTGTCAATTACCGGGATTTCCATAAGCGAGACCGGTGTTCCGGGCAAGGGTGCACGATTTGAGATCGCGGTACCGGAAGGTACGTTTCGGTTTGCGGGTCCGATGAAGATGTAA